One genomic window of Camelina sativa cultivar DH55 chromosome 5, Cs, whole genome shotgun sequence includes the following:
- the LOC104785377 gene encoding uncharacterized protein LOC104785377 isoform X2 yields MVSGCLLYQLCDVLIFNHDPPRCVGCENCGGPTHCGTSCSALVSENLRGYDVCSSLGHGSSTKFDIIDKEDPGKGVIVKMSSGNRNENCSLSVSVICQKNKVDGPLTLVKSGTCHYATQLRHPSGCAAAISSHRSGWGWFSTLLIIIVCLFGAYLLGGAAYRYFSLGIRGTDVIPNVDFWATIPHRTQGCCGSIFSRFGGSSRGQQASYSQVNF; encoded by the exons ATGGTTTCAGGTTGTCTTCTATATCAG CTTTGTGACGTGTTGATTTTCAATCACGATCCCCCTCGATGTGTTGGTTGTGAG AATTGCGGAGGTCCAACACACTGTGGAACATCTTGTAGTGCACTTGTGTCAGAAAATCTAAGAG GGTATGATGTATGCAGTTCTCTAGGGCACGGCTCAAGCaccaaatttgatattattg ATAAAGAGGATCCTGGCAAAGGCGTCATTGTTAAGATGTCAAGTGGAAATAGGAACGAAAACTGCTCGCTTTCAGTCTCTGttatttgccagaaaaataaaGTTGAT GGACCACTAACTCTGGTGAAATCTGGTACCTGCCACTAT GCAACTCAGCTGCGACATCCCTCCGGTTGTGCAGCAGCTATATCCAGCCATAGAAGTGGATGGGGATGGTTTAGTACCTTACTAATCAT tATCGTGTGCCTGTTTGGAGCTTATCTGCTGGGTGGTGCAGCGTATCGGTATTTCTCCCTTGGAATTCGTGGCACAGAT GTAATCCCAAATGTGGATTTCTGGGCCACTATACCTCACAGAACACAA GGCTGTTGTGGTTCAATATTTTCGAGATTTGGGGGTTCTAGTCGTGGTCAACAAGCCTCATATTCTCAGGTCAACTTCTGA
- the LOC104785379 gene encoding eukaryotic translation initiation factor 2 subunit alpha homolog isoform X2 — translation MANQTPNLECRMYESKYPEVDMAVMIQVKNIADMGAYVSLLEYNNIEGMILFSELSRRRIRSVSSLIKVGRIEPVMVLRVDKEKGYIDLSKRRVSEEDISTCEERYNKSKLVHSIMRHVAETLSLDLEELYVNIAWPLYRKHGHAFEAFKILVTDPDSVLGGLTREIKEVGPDGEEVTKVVPAVTEEVKDALVKNIRRRMTPQPMKIRADIELKCFQFDGVVHIKEAMKNAEAAGNDDCPVKIKLVAPPLYVLTTQTLDKDQGIEILNKAIIACTETIETHKGKLVVKEGARAVSERDDKMLTEHMAKLRLDNEEISGDEESGDEEEDTGMGEVDLDGGAGIIE, via the exons ATGGCGAATCAAACACCGAATCTAGAGTGTCGGAT GTACGAGTCGAAGTATCCAGAGGTGGATATGGCGGTGATGATCCAGGTGAAGAACATCGCCGATATGGGAGCTTACGTTTCTCTGCTGGAGTACAACAACATCGAAGGAATGATCCTCTTCTCTGAGCTCTCCCGTCGTCGGATCCGAAGTGTGAGCAGTTTGATTAAGGTCGGGAGAATTGAGCCTGTCATGGTCCTGCGTGTTGACAAGGAGAAAGGTTACATTGATCTGAGCAAACGTAGGGTTAGCGAGGAGGATATCTCAACTTGTGAAGAGAGGTACAACAAGAGCAAGCTTGTTCACTCTATCATGCGCCATGTTGCTGAGACTCTATCTCTTGATTTGGAG GAGTTGTATGTGAACATTGCTTGGCCTTTGTATCGGAAACATGGTCATGCTTTTGAG GCCTTCAAGATCCTAGTGACGGATCCTGACTCGGTGTTGGGTGGCCTCACTCGTGAGATCAAAGAAGTTGGGCCTGATGGTGAAGAG GTGACTAAAGTTGTACCTGCTGTTACGGAAGAAGTGAAAGATGCACTTGTGAAGAACATTAGGAGGAGAATGACACCACAACCAATGAAAATCCGGGCTGATATCGAATTGAAGTGTTTTCAGTTTGACGGAGTTGTTCACATTAAG GAGGCCATGAAAAACGCTGAAGCCGCTGGAAACGACGACTGCCCTGTTAAGATTAAATTGGTTGCTCCACCTCTTTATGTCCTTACTACTCAGACACTTGACAAG GACCAAGGGATTGAAATCCTAAACAAAGCCATTATAGCTTGCACTGAGACAATTGAGACACACAAAGGCAAGCTTGTCGTTAAGGAGGGAGCTAGAGCT GTGAGTGAACGTGATGATAAGATGCTGACAGAGCACATGGCTAAGCTACGTCTTGACAATGAAGAAATTAGTGGCGATGAAGAGAgcggagacgaagaagaggacACAGGGATGGGCGAAGTGGATCTTGACGGCGGTGCCGGAATCATTGAGTAA
- the LOC104785376 gene encoding protein trichome birefringence-like 33 produces the protein MKPSSPISLATSSLARKTRLSPYLFTLLAFILFVSVLYGEDFMCIFGQLEPNFVLTPSRTPEKNKKTEKLAFAIGKTEERCDVFSGKWVRDEISRPQYEEWECPYIQPQLTCQEHGRPDKDYQFWRWQPNQCDLATFNATLMLETLRGKRMMYVGDSLNRGMFVSMVCLLHRLIPEDQKSIKTNGSLTVFTAKEYNATIEFYWAPFLLESNSDDAIVHRISDRVVRKGSINKHGRHWKGVDIIIFNTYLWWMTGLKMNILQGSFDDKEKNIVEVSTEDAYRMGMKSMLRWVKNNMDRKKTRVFFTSMSPTHAKGIDWGGEPGENCYNQTTLIEDPSYWGSDSRKSIMKVIGEVFGRSKTPITFLNITQMSNYRKDAHTSIYKKQWSPLTAEQRENPTSYADCVHWCLPGLQDTWNELLFAKLFYP, from the exons ATGAAGCCTTCATCACCGATTTCACTCGCTACTTCTTCACTTGCAAGAAAAACTCGTCTTTCTCCTTACCTCTTTACACTCTTAGCCTTCATCCTCTTCGTCTCTGTCCTCTATGGCGAAGATTTCATGTGCATATTTGGTCAGCTTGAGCCCAACTTCGTCCTCACGCCTTCTCGAACACCCG agaagaacaagaagacggAGAAGCTTGCGTTTGCTATTGGGAAAACAGAGGAAAGGTGTGATGTATTTAGCGGGAAATGGGTTAGAGATGAAATCTCCCGACCACAGTACGAGGAATGGGAGTGTCCGTACATTCAACCTCAGCTTACGTGTCAAGAACACGGCCGTCCCGACAAAGATTACCAATTCTGGCGGTGGCAACCCAATCAGTGCGATCTTGCCAC ATTCAATGCAACGTTGATGCTGGAGACATTGAGAGGGAAGAGGATGATGTATGTAGGAGACTCGTTAAACCGTGGAATGTTCGTGTCCATGGTctgtcttcttcatcgtcttatCCCTGAAGATCagaaatcaattaaaaccaATGGTTCCCTCACTGTCTTCACTGCCAAG GAGTATAACGCGACGATAGAGTTCTATTGGGCACCGTTTCTTCTAGAATCGAATTCAGACGATGCAATTGTACATAGGATCTCAGATAGGGTTGTGAGAAAAGGGTCAATAAACAAACATGGTCGTCACTGGAAAGGTGTTGATATAATCATCTTCAACACTTACTTATGGTGGATGACTGGATTGAAGATGAAcatctt gcaagGATCGTTTGATGATAAAGAGAAGAATATCGTTGAGGTTTCGACCGAAGATGCGTACCGGATGGGAATGAAGAGTATGTTGAGATGGGTGAAGAACAATATGGATCGTAAGAAAACTCGGGTTTTCTTCACAAGCATGTCTCCAACTCATGCCAA GGGCATAGATTGGGGAGGTGAACCGGGTGAGAACTGCTATAATCAGACAACACTTATAGAAGATCCGAGCTACTGGGGATCAGATTCTCGTAAAAGCATAATGAAAGTGATTGGAGAAGTGTTTGGGAGATCGAAAACACCGATAACGTTTCTGAACATAACGCAGATGTCGAATTATCGGAAAGATGCGCACACGTCGATATACAAGAAGCAGTGGAGTCCACTTACAGCGGAACAGCGGGAGAATCCGACGAGCTATGCGGATTGTGTACATTGGTGCTTGCCTGGCCTTCAAGATACTTGGAATGAGCTTCTCTTTGCTAAACTTTTCTACCCTTGA
- the LOC104785380 gene encoding probable methyltransferase PMT23 → MGISVQPVVVLLLCTILITITVYLSTTNYITFPFPSLTPTDYYTPNPKSSVPNQNVDVSSDQTPQKMKLISASSSSSSLEGVVEELKKWDLCNGAGSVDYIPCLDNNNAIKQLKSRRHMEHRERHCPEPTPTCLVPLPHNYKPPVPWPKSRDMVWYDNVPHPKLVEYKKEQNWVNKTGEYLVFPGGGTQFKFGVTHYVEFIEQALPSIKWGKNIRVVLDVGCGVASFGGFLLDKDAITMSFAPKDEHEAQIQFALERGIPATLSVIGTQQLTFPSNAFDLIHCARCRVHWDADGGKPLLELNRVLRPGGFFIWSATPVYRDNDRDSRIWNSMVTLTKSICWKVVTKTVDSSGIGLVIYQKPASESCYNKRSTQDPPLCDKKEVNASWYVPLAKCISKLPIRKSWPELWPKRLVSVKPQSISVSAEKLKKDTEKWSAIVSDVYLERLAVNWSSVRNVMDMNAGYGSFAAALINRPLWVMNVVPVDKPDTLSVVYDRGLIGVYHDWCESLNTYPRTYDLLHSSFFLGDVSQRCDVVQVAAEIDRIVRPGGYLVVQDTKETIKKLESIFGSLHWSTKIYQDKFLVGRKGFWRPAKPEL, encoded by the exons ATGGGGATATCCGTACAACCCGTCGTCGTGTTACTCCTCTGCACTATCCTCATCACCATCACAGTCTACCTCTCCACCACCAATTACATCACATTCCCTTTCCCTTCTCTCACCCCTACCGACTACTACACACCAAACCCCAAATCCTCTGTTCCTAACCAAAACGTCGACGTTTCTTCCGATCAAACTCCACAGAAGATGAAGCTAATAAgcgcttcatcatcatcatcatcactcgagGGTGTGGTGGAAGAGCTGAAAAAATGGGATCTATGTAACGGCGCAGGATCTGTTGATTACATACCTTGTCTCGATAATAATAACGCCATCAAGCAGCTCAAATCGAGGAGACATATGGAGCATCGAGAACGTCATTGCCCTGAACCAACCCCTACATGTCTCGTTCCCTTGCCTCATAACTATAAGCCTCCGGTTCCGTGGCCTAAGAGTCGGGATATG GTTTGGTATGACAATGTTCCTCATCCCAAGCTTGTTGAAtacaaaaaggaacaaaattggGTTAATAAAACCGGTGAATATCTTGTTTTTCCTGGAGGAGGTACTCAATTCAAATTTGGGGTTACTCATTACGTTGAGTTCATTGAACAG GCTTTACCGAGTATCAAATGGGGGAAAAACATAAGGGTTGTATTAGATGTTGGTTGTGGTGTTGCTAGCTTTGGCGGTTTTTTATTAGATAAAGATGCCATTACAATGTCATTTGCTCCTAAAGATGAACATGAAGCTCAGATTCAGTTTGCGTTAGAACGAGGAATACCTGCAACTCTTTCTGTTATTGGAACGCAACAGCTTACGTTTCCGAGCAATGCGTTTGATCTTATCCATTGTGCACGGTGCAGAGTCCATTGGGATGCTGAtg GTGGGAAACCGTTGTTGGAACTCAATAGGGTACTCAGGCCAGGAGGTTTCTTTATATGGTCTGCAACACCGGTCTATCGTGATAATGACAGAGATAGCAGAATTTGGAATT CGATGGTCACTTTGACTAAATCCATTTGCTGGAAGGTCGTGACAAAGACGGTTGATTCCTCTGGAATCGGACTTGTGATCTATCAAAAGCCAGCTTCAGAATCCTGCTATAATAAACGCAGCACACAAGATCCACCTCTGTGTGATAAAAAGGAAGTAAATGCTTCATG gtaTGTTCCACTAGCCAAATGCATTTCCAAGTTACCGATCAGAAAGAGTTGGCCTGAGCTATGGCCTAAACGGCTTGTGAGTGTGAAACCTCAAAGCATTTCGGTTTCAGCggaaaaattgaagaaagatACAGAGAAATGGTCAGCAATTGTATCTGATGTTTATCTTGAACGTTTAGCTGTAAACTGGTCGAGTGTGAGGAATGTGATGGACATGAATGCCGGTTATGGCAG CTTTGCTGCTGCACTTATAAACCGACCTCTATGGGTGATGAATGTTGTGCCTGTGGATAAACCTGACACTCTCTCCGTTGTTTATGATCGAGGCTTGATTGGAGTTTACCATGATTGGTGTGAGTCCCTCAACACTTACCCTAGAACATACGATCTGCTACATTCCAGTTTCTTCCTGGGAGATGTCTCACAAAG GTGTGACGTTGTACAAGTGGCGGCTGAGATAGATCGGATAGTGAGACCAGGAGGATATCTTGTGGTACAAGACACCAAGGAAACAATAAAGAAGCTTGAATCCATATTTGGTTCGCTTCATTGGTCAACCAAAATATACCAGGACAAGTTTTTGGTTGGTCGGAAGGGATTTTGGCGTCCCGCTAAACCGGAACTCTGA
- the LOC104785377 gene encoding uncharacterized protein LOC104785377 isoform X1 produces the protein MSGRLWIPRFLLITLVLISFRVNSQCEFKFTGRKKVFNFNLASSIRNFPHGVLSEDGFYKVEANSTVLWFQLCDVLIFNHDPPRCVGCENCGGPTHCGTSCSALVSENLRGYDVCSSLGHGSSTKFDIIDKEDPGKGVIVKMSSGNRNENCSLSVSVICQKNKVDGPLTLVKSGTCHYATQLRHPSGCAAAISSHRSGWGWFSTLLIIIVCLFGAYLLGGAAYRYFSLGIRGTDVIPNVDFWATIPHRTQGCCGSIFSRFGGSSRGQQASYSQVNF, from the exons ATGTCGGGGAGACTATGGATTCCGAGGTTTCTTCTCATCACTCTCGTCCTTATTAGCTTCCGAGTTAACTCTCAATGCGAATTCAAATTCACTGGACGCAAAAAGGTCTTTAATTTCAATCTAGCTTCTTCGATTCGAAATTTCCCTCACGGTGTCCTCAGCGAAGATGG GTTTTATAAAGTTGAAGCGAACAGTACTGTGCTATGGTTTCAG CTTTGTGACGTGTTGATTTTCAATCACGATCCCCCTCGATGTGTTGGTTGTGAG AATTGCGGAGGTCCAACACACTGTGGAACATCTTGTAGTGCACTTGTGTCAGAAAATCTAAGAG GGTATGATGTATGCAGTTCTCTAGGGCACGGCTCAAGCaccaaatttgatattattg ATAAAGAGGATCCTGGCAAAGGCGTCATTGTTAAGATGTCAAGTGGAAATAGGAACGAAAACTGCTCGCTTTCAGTCTCTGttatttgccagaaaaataaaGTTGAT GGACCACTAACTCTGGTGAAATCTGGTACCTGCCACTAT GCAACTCAGCTGCGACATCCCTCCGGTTGTGCAGCAGCTATATCCAGCCATAGAAGTGGATGGGGATGGTTTAGTACCTTACTAATCAT tATCGTGTGCCTGTTTGGAGCTTATCTGCTGGGTGGTGCAGCGTATCGGTATTTCTCCCTTGGAATTCGTGGCACAGAT GTAATCCCAAATGTGGATTTCTGGGCCACTATACCTCACAGAACACAA GGCTGTTGTGGTTCAATATTTTCGAGATTTGGGGGTTCTAGTCGTGGTCAACAAGCCTCATATTCTCAGGTCAACTTCTGA
- the LOC104785378 gene encoding ferritin-4, chloroplastic-like has translation MLLKTVTLSSALSVVSFHGVKKDLSPLLSSNLRVSSGKSGNVAFSVRASKSSTTDSLSGVVFEPFKEVKKELDLVPISSHLSLARQKYSDECEAAINEQINVEYNVSYVYHAMYAYFDRDNVALKGLAKFFKESSVEEREHAEKFMDYQNKRGGKVKLQSIVMPLSEFEHVDKGDALYGMELALSLEKLVNEKLLNLHSVASKNNDVHLADFVESEFLTEQVEAIKMISEYVAQLRRVGKGHGTWHFNQMLLEG, from the exons ATGCTTCTTAAGACTGTAACTTTATCTTCAGCTCTCTCTGTGGTGAGTTTCCATGGCGTGAAGAAAGATCTCTCTCCTTTGTTATCTTCGAATCTTCGAGTTTCTTCTGGAAAATCTGGGAACGTAGCTTTCTCTGTTCGCGCATCTAAGAGCTCAACCACCGATTCCTTGAGCGGCGTTGTCTTCGAGCCGTTTAAGGAGGTGAAAAAGGAGCTCGATCTTGTTCCAATAAGCTCTCATCTCTCGCTTGCTCGACAGAAGTACTCAGACGAGTGTGAAGCTGCCATTAACGAGCAGatcaa TGTGGAGTACAATGTCTCGTATGTGTATCACGCTATGTATGCGTACTTCGATCGGGACAACGTCGCCCTCAAGGGTCTTGCTAA GTTCTTTAAGGAATCAAGTGTGGAAGAAAGAGAGCACGCTGAGAAGTTTATGGATTATCAG AACAAACGTGGTGGGAAGGTCAAGTTACAGTCCATTGTGATGCCTCTCTCAGAGTTTGAACATGTTGATAAAGGAGATGCTCTATATG GCATGGAGTTGGCTCTGTCACTGGAGAAACTAGTTAATGAGAAGCTCTTAAACCTCCACAGT GTTGCTTCGAAGAACAATGATGTCCACTTGGCAGATTTTGTTGAGAGCGAGTTTCTGACAGAGCAG GTGGAAGCAATCAAGATGATCTCAGAATATGTAGCCCAACTACGACGAGTTGGCAAAGGACACG GAACATGGCATTTCAACCAGATGCTTCTGGAAGGGTAA
- the LOC104785375 gene encoding abscisic acid receptor PYL6-like yields the protein MPTSIQFQRSSTTAEAANATVNNYLHHQKHVQKVSLTRGMPDVPEHVERSHTHVVGPSQCFSVMVQDVEAPASAVWSILSRFEHPQAYKHFVRSCHVAFGDGREVGSVREVRVVSGLPAAFSLERLEIMDDDRHIISFSVVGGDHRLMNYRSVTTVHESEDSEDGEKRTLVVESYVVDVPAGNDKEETCSFADTIVRCNLLSLAKLAENTSKRS from the coding sequence ATGCCAACGTCGATACAGTTTCAGAGATCTTCCACCACCGCAGAAGCAGCCAACGCCACCGTAAACAACTATCTCCACCACCAAAAACACGTTCAAAAAGTGAGCCTCACGCGCGGGATGCCTGATGTGCCGGAGCACGTGGAGCGTTCCCACACGCACGTGGTTGGCCCTTCTCAGTGCTTCTCCGTCATGGTACAAGACGTAGAGGCTCCTGCTTCCGCCGTTTGGTCGATCTTGAGCCGCTTCGAGCACCCTCAAGCGTACAAACACTTCGTTAGGAGCTGTCACGTTGCTTTCGGAGACGGTCGTGAGGTTGGATCGGTTAGAGAGGTACGAGTCGTCTCTGGTCTCCCCGCGGCGTTTAGCTTAGAGCGGCTTGAGATCATGGACGACGATCGCCACATCATCAGTTTCAGCGTCGTGGGTGGGGACCACAGGCTTATGAACTATAGGTCGGTGACGACGGTGCACGAGTCGGAGGACTCCGAAGACGGCGAGAAGAGGACACTTGTCGTTGAGTCATACGTCGTTGACGTACCGGCGGGTAACGATAAGGAAGAGACGTGTAGCTTTGCAGATACAATCGTACGGTGCAACTTGCTGTCTTTGGCTAAACTCGCCGAGAACACGTCTAAACGCTCGtaa
- the LOC104785379 gene encoding eukaryotic translation initiation factor 2 subunit alpha homolog isoform X1 → MANQTPNLECRMYESKYPEVDMAVMIQVKNIADMGAYVSLLEYNNIEGMILFSELSRRRIRSVSSLIKVGRIEPVMVLRVDKEKGYIDLSKRRVSEEDISTCEERYNKSKLVHSIMRHVAETLSLDLEELYVNIAWPLYRKHGHAFEAFKILVTDPDSVLGGLTREIKEVGPDGEEVTKVVPAVTEEVKDALVKNIRRRMTPQPMKIRADIELKCFQFDGVVHIKEAMKNAEAAGNDDCPVKIKLVAPPLYVLTTQTLDKDQGIEILNKAIIACTETIETHKGKLVVKEGARAVSERDDKMLTEHMAKLRLDNEEISGDEESGDEEEDTGMGEVDLDGGAGIIE, encoded by the exons ATGGCGAATCAAACACCGAATCTAGAGTGTCGGATGTACGAGTCGAAGTATCCAGAGGTGGATATGGCGGTGATGATCCAGGTGAAGAACATCGCCGATATGGGAGCTTACGTTTCTCTGCTGGAGTACAACAACATCGAAGGAATGATCCTCTTCTCTGAGCTCTCCCGTCGTCGGATCCGAAGTGTGAGCAGTTTGATTAAGGTCGGGAGAATTGAGCCTGTCATGGTCCTGCGTGTTGACAAGGAGAAAGGTTACATTGATCTGAGCAAACGTAGGGTTAGCGAGGAGGATATCTCAACTTGTGAAGAGAGGTACAACAAGAGCAAGCTTGTTCACTCTATCATGCGCCATGTTGCTGAGACTCTATCTCTTGATTTGGAG GAGTTGTATGTGAACATTGCTTGGCCTTTGTATCGGAAACATGGTCATGCTTTTGAG GCCTTCAAGATCCTAGTGACGGATCCTGACTCGGTGTTGGGTGGCCTCACTCGTGAGATCAAAGAAGTTGGGCCTGATGGTGAAGAG GTGACTAAAGTTGTACCTGCTGTTACGGAAGAAGTGAAAGATGCACTTGTGAAGAACATTAGGAGGAGAATGACACCACAACCAATGAAAATCCGGGCTGATATCGAATTGAAGTGTTTTCAGTTTGACGGAGTTGTTCACATTAAG GAGGCCATGAAAAACGCTGAAGCCGCTGGAAACGACGACTGCCCTGTTAAGATTAAATTGGTTGCTCCACCTCTTTATGTCCTTACTACTCAGACACTTGACAAG GACCAAGGGATTGAAATCCTAAACAAAGCCATTATAGCTTGCACTGAGACAATTGAGACACACAAAGGCAAGCTTGTCGTTAAGGAGGGAGCTAGAGCT GTGAGTGAACGTGATGATAAGATGCTGACAGAGCACATGGCTAAGCTACGTCTTGACAATGAAGAAATTAGTGGCGATGAAGAGAgcggagacgaagaagaggacACAGGGATGGGCGAAGTGGATCTTGACGGCGGTGCCGGAATCATTGAGTAA
- the LOC104788849 gene encoding uncharacterized protein At5g39865-like, whose translation MFPNWFQRRRRRHEISPDSPKWPRHFSCSSFKDIQNLLHDDDPLSESYSPRRQVIHQPRSPARIHGPISNESFSVVDIPNADHHRGVVIYYTSLGIIRKTFDECRYVRSILHAFRINIDERDLLMDSTFHDELQTMFGTKKVTLPKVFIGGRYIGGSEEIKQLHENDKLRKLIAALTPSGDERFAESQNLLGEIWIHKL comes from the exons ATGTTCCCGAATTGGTTTCAACGACGCAGACGTCGTCACGAAATCTCACCCGACTCACCAAAATGGCCGAGACATTTCTCATGTTCATCATTCAAAGACATCCAAAACCTCCTTCACGACGATGACCCCTTATCTGAATCCTACTCTCCCCGGCGTCAAGTCATTCACCAGCCTCGGAGCCCCGCTAGGATTCACGGACCTATCTCAAATGAAAGTTTCTCCGTCGTGGATATCCCCAACGCTGATCACCACCGAGGCGTCGTTATCTACTACACTAGCCTTGGAATCATACGTAAGACGTTCGATGAGTGTAGATATGTGAGGTCCATCCTCCATGCATTCCGAATCAATATCGACGAGCGAGATTTATTGATGGATTCAACATTTCACGATGAGTTACAAACGATGTTCGGAACAAAGAAAGTGACGTTGCCTAAGGTTTTTATCGGTGGAAGATACATCGGCGGGTCGGAAGAGATTAAGCAGTTGCATGAGAACGACAAGCTGAGGAAACTGATCGCTGCGTTAACACCGTCAGGTGATGAAAGGTTCGCTGAG TCACAAAATCTTCTCGGAGAGATCTGGATTCACAAGCTGTAA